A genome region from Camelina sativa cultivar DH55 chromosome 10, Cs, whole genome shotgun sequence includes the following:
- the LOC104717494 gene encoding ABC transporter G family member 9-like, with amino-acid sequence MDNHEVSMDIEAPIEKTNDNRPLPFSIFKKSNNPVTLKFENLVYTVKLKEPNGWFRTNDKTEERTILKGLTGLVKPGEILAMLGPSGSGKTSLLTALGGRLGEGKGKLTGNISYNNKPLSKAVKRTTGFVTQDDALYPHLTVTETLVFTALLRLPNSFKQQEKINQAKAVMTELGLDRCKDTIIGGPFLRGVSGGERKRVSIGQEILINPSLLFLDEPTSGLDSTTAQKIVSILWELARGGRTVVTTIHQPSSRLFYMFDKLLLLSEGNPIYFGLGSNAMDYFASVGYSPSVERINPSDFLLDIANGVGSDESQRPDAMKADLVALYKSNLLDNVISDLERQDDLSNRPIESPRGEKNHFGEWPTTWWQQFCVLLQRGLKQRRHDSFSGIKIAQIFIVSTLCGLLWWQTKMSRLQDQIGLLFFISSFWAFFPLFQQIFTFPQERAMLQKERSSGMYRLSPYFMSRVVADLPMELILPCCFLLITYWMAGLNHNPVNFFLTLLVLLVHVLVSGGLGLALGALVMDQKSATTLGSVIMLTFLLAGGYYVQHVPVFISWIKYVSIGYYTYKILILGQYTENEWYPCGENEKLKCHVGDFEGIKHIGFHSGLVSAVALAVMLVGYRVIAYIALMRIGKTKSG; translated from the exons ATGGATAATCACGAGGTTTCTATGGATATTGAAGCCCCCATCGAGAAGACCAACGATAATCGACCCCTTCCTTTTTCAATCTTTAAGAAGTCTAATAATCCTGTTACTCTAAAG TTTGAGAATCTTGTGTACACGGTGAAACTGAAGGAGCCAAATGGCTGGTTCCGAACCAACGACAAGACCGAGGAACGAACCATCTTGAAAGGCTTGACAGGGCTCGTCAAACCGGGAGAGATCCTGGCTATGCTGGGTCCCTCCGGGAGCGGCAAGACCAGCCTGTTGACTGCTCTAGGAGGACGGCTTGGGGAAGGGAAAGGGAAGCTCACAGGGAACATATCTTACAACAACAAGCCATTATCCAAAGCTGTGAAGCGAACTACCGGTTTCGTGACTCAAGACGATGCTCTTTACCCTCACTTGACCGTTACAGAAACTCTAGTCTTCACCGCGCTTCTTCGGCTtccaaattcttttaaacaacAAGAGAAGATCAACCAAGCTAAGGCAGTCATGACTGAATTGGGTCTAGATAGATGTAAGGATACCATCATTGGAGGACCATTCTTGAGAGGTGTATCCGGTGGTGAGAGGAAAAGGGTTAGTATAGGGCAAGAGATTCTTATAAACCCTAGTTTGCTCTTTCTTGATGAGCCTACTTCTGGTCTTGATTCTACCACGGCTCAAAAGATAGTATCAATTTTGTGGGAACTGGCTCGTGGTGGAAGAACGGTCGTGACTACAATTCATCAACCTTCTAGTAGGTTGTTCTATATGTTTGATAAGCTTCTACTCCTTTCAGAAGGTAATCCGATCTACTTCGGTCTTGGATCCAATGCTATGGACTATTTTGCTAGTGTTGGATACTCCCCGTCAGTTGAAAGGATTAACCCCTCGGACTTTCTTTTGGACATCGCAAACG GTGTTGGATCAGATGAATCCCAAAGACCAGACGCTATGAAGGCAGATCTTGTTGCGCTTTACAAATCAAACTTGTTGGACAATGTTATCAGTGACCTTGAAAGACAAGATGATCTTTCTAACAGACCAATAGAGAGTCCTCGTGGGGAGAAAAATCATTTTGGAGAGTGGCCAACGACGTGGTGGCAACagttttgtgttcttttgcAGAGAGGCCTTAAGCAAAGGCGTCATGATTCTTTCTCTGGCATAAAGATTGCTCAGATATTCATTGTCTCTACCCTATGTGGTCTCCTTTGGTGGCAAACGAAAATGTCTCGCTTGCAAGATCAG ATAGGATTGTTATTCTTTATATCATCCTTCTGGGCATTCTTCCCTCTCTTCCAACAAATCTTTACATTTCCTCAAGAGCGAGCAATGCTCCAGAAAGAACGTTCCTCGGGCATGTACAGGCTCTCCCCTTACTTCATGTCTCGAGTTGTCGCGGATCTACCAATGGAGCTTATTCTACCATGTTGTTTTCTCTTAATCACATATTGGATGGCCGGTCTAAACCATAACCCCGTAAACTTTTTTCTGACCCTTTTGGTCCTCCTCGTCCATGTTCTTGTCTCCGGTGGGTTAGGGCTAGCCCTAGGGGCCCTAGTTATGGATCAGAAGTCAGCCACGACCCTCGGGTCAGTCATAATGCTCACGTTTTTGTTAGCAGGAGGATACTACGTGCAACATGTTCCAGTGTTTATCTCTTGGATTAAATACGTATCAATAGGTTACTATAcctataaaatattgatattggGTCAATACACGGAGAATGAGTGGTATCCATGTGGCGAAAATGAGAAATTGAAGTGTCATGTTGGTGACTTTGAAGGTATCAAGCACATAGGGTTTCATAGTGGATTGGTCTCTGCCGTAGCTTTGGCTGTGATGCTTGTTGGGTATAGAGTTATTGCTTATATCGCTTTGATGAGGATTGGTAAGACCAAATCCGGCTGA